The stretch of DNA TATTGTAATCAATTAGAGTGGGATCTATGCAATGCGCGAAGAGAATAATTAATATgagagattaaaaaataaagagtagTAAGAGTTTTAATATGTATAAGTtgtagaatttgaatatttgtaactgaaattttttataattattattattatgacacttttaatgtatgtttattgcatttaattagtacttgatgtttcaattgaataataatagataagagctttttgttttaatttttttaaaatattttattaaatagtgATTGGttaattttcatcttttgttaAGTCATTAGAATTGCTGATATAGCATCATTAGCAAAGAAAAGATGGCTTAAACTCATTGTGGAGAGAGTTGGTatcaacttttatatattataaatagattatcaatgtatttatatataaatacatgtatgatttaatttatttttaatgtatatttgtattcaaatatatattttatactaataactaaCTTGGTAGCCGATTTTAGTGTACATGTAGCATagtatgaataataataataataataataataatatgagtaatgaataagaataacaataggaactttatataaaatatttatttccaAGTAAGGAAAATTAGTTTCAATCCATATTATTTGATGTGTGTTGCATGGTTTCTCAAAATCTTACGCCACTAATATTCCAAGTATAAacgtttttattatattattataaaaaaatttaattattcatttattattagtttgattattttaCTATGATAAGTGTgattatttagttaaaaaatgatGTGAAtcaatataatatatagtaactgatttagtatttgatttttagtttacatatattttttttgtattttttatactatAGTTATAACACAATAAgctaacaataatattaatcaCTCATTCAAAAGGTGTATGACAatagttttaaaatttgtaatcaCTTATCTCCTTTGTAAGATAATCTTTGTTGATTATTGAGACCACTCTCTTTTTTCCcccttattttatttcttcttccaaCTTCCCTGCATTTTTATCTCACTAAGAAATCCATTAACAGATAAGGATTTGGATTATCTCGTTGAAAAAGAAGACTacaatatgaaaatataattacttttataatttgtaGTATGACACATGGTTAGTGACTtgtattcttaattttattatgtaatAGTGTTGattataaagatattttaagaaatataaaattaaataaatatgaaagagcaGTTTCTCCCTCACTTATTGATGTCACGTTTGTTTTAACTCAATTAAGATCCATGTTCATTGAGCTTGGGAGCTATGTTATCCAATTTTCTAccacaaaacaataaaaaggtTGTTAGGTAGCAGAGTTAACAGGGACAAAATGACGCAACTAAAATTTGCATAcgagaaataaataaaactaaacaagaatataaataatattaaaaataatatgataaagTAGTAAAATCATAATCTCTCAATATATAGAGAAGTATGTAATACTCTTACATATCATAAAAATTCATGCAAAGAAATTACACATAGAAAAGTTTTTCTCTTTAAGTTTCACTCACTAATTTTATGTACAAATTACACATTATAAACCACTTACATAAATTGTACAAGTGTGTGTACTAGAATCTTCTTTTACATTTATCTTTATTAAGTTGCAATCTTTGACTAGAACTTTTGACTTTGCAAGTTGAACAACTTGTCAAGTAGTTTCATGAGTCTTTTAACTTGATAAAAACTATTTGTATCTATAAAGTATGGACACTTCGCTGAGTTCTCATATCTGCGTGTCGGACACATTTCGGACACGACACTCGTCCAACACGCGTGTCAGCTGTGTCCAactgtgtcttaataaaaaataaaaatttataacatatattcttatttaaaaatttagctggacacacctaaataccatcacgtgtcagCGTATCCAgtcttatttttaacatatattcttaaaataaatttagatatagtatatattattatttattaaaacaaaaaatattttaaatacttgatatagttaaaataagacattaaaaataattaaaaaatttaatttatattttaatattaataaaatatcaaaatatcattacgatttatctaaaaaatactttatattttatacatctaaaaaatactttatattttatacccGTATTGTGTCCTGTGTCCGTGTCAGTATTGGTGAATCATAGATTTGCATCAAACTTGATTCTAGaccaaacttaaattctataatgttctttaatttttcttaaaatttcatCATACTCCACTTGTATCACTTATAACCTCTAACCATTTTCATTAACttcaaaccaaaagaaaaattttacttCTTATTTTCACAGAAAGTCATATATATCAAGCTTACATGCACTATACCCGAGTTATATGAAagctgaagaagaaaaatatataggAGAGAATGCTGGCCAAGTTCCCGGGGCTATTCTACCAAGCAATAATGCCACCGGAATCACAAATTATTGAAGATGCATTTTCAAATTACAAATTATAGGAAacaaaaagtttgaaaaatatcaACACTTTAAGGCAAGAAGCCTTTGTGGGTTCTATATGGCAATGACCTCTTATCAACTAAGGGGAAGggggaaaaaagaagaaaaaaactgCATAAGTATACAACCGAGTCAGAATANNNNNNNNNNNNNNNNNNNNNNNNNNNNNNNNNNNNNNNNNNNNNNNNNNNNNNNNNNNNNNNNNNNNAAAGCAAATCATTAAGAGATATAAAGCAATCTTCCAACTATTGCTCTTTACGTGGATAACATTGCAAGTCATCATTTTAGTATGGGAAATTGAGCGGTTCGCGTTGAAGGGCTTTCTCGGCGATCTCAGCCTGCTCCTTCTGGTGAACCTTCAGGAAACCAGTGGCAGTGGCTGCCGATGGAGCACGGCCGACATACTTGACATCGTCGTAGCTTCCCCTGCCGACGGCTTTCATGGAAGAAATAAGCCGGGGAAGAACATAAGTGTATCCACCCATGTTCATTGGTTCTTCTTGACACCAGACAACCTCAGCATCTGGTAGAAACAAACACAATTAAAGTGCAAGACAAATAACCATAACTTGTTATTTAAACCCTACCATCCTCATGTTAAATGCAATTTcccaattaaaaataaacaagtaatatataaatataaactttTACTAGTTAGTTCGTAAAGGAATTAGAACCAATTTAGAAGGGAAAGGACATAAATACGTACTAGGATATCGTTTAAGCTCTCTTTGGACAAGGTCATAAGGGAAAGGACAAAGCTGTTCCACCCTACATATTGCAACATCCTTTGCCTCAACCTTTGTTCTGTGCTCATCAAGTTCATAGTAAACCTGCAAGGGATATATGAAACATGTGTGTCATTGAAGCATTGCATAAATTCAAtgtttcctttcttcttctctatttaataaaatccatcagaaaaaataagtttttttttaaaagaaaaacggTAATATGACAAAAAGGTTGTGAATATGAGTAGCACAAACCTTTCCAGAACAAAGTACTAGACGTCTAATACCCTCCTCAAGGTCTGAGTGGTCATTTTGGTCCTTTATGAGGCGCTTAAATCTGGTTCCCTGCTTGTCAAAACCTGGGTGTCCTTGGACATCATCAAACTCCGACAAATTTGATCGGCAAGCCTTACTACGAAGCAGGTTCTTAGGGGACATTACAATGAGAGGTTTGCGGAATTCTCTATGTATCTGAAAGAAGGAAAGCAGCAGAGTATGACAAAAGTAAGGAACATAACTTCAAGTGACAAAGCTAACTATTTAAACAATTTTACCAACCTGTCTCCGCAAAACATGGAAGAAGTTAGCAGGAGTTGTGACATTCACAATCTGCAAATTGCACTCCTGAATCTGTTTCCGAAGAGTTGGATCCATCTCAGGAATAACATAAGGATTGTCATCAGCCATCTGCCATTAAAAACAGATAAAATTGAGAATTAACAGAGCAAATGAAACAAGAAAAGGCAAAGCCATACAAGTAATCAGTAGCATAGCATTATTTAGGTTAATTGGTTGTTTGCATTAAAaggattttaaaacaaaaagttcCAACAGCCAAGTGTAGTAGTTCAAAGAAATTAGAATATAGATTGACGAGGAAACCTGAAGGAAGCGTTCCAATCTGGCACTTGAATGCTCAGGGCCTTGGCCATCATAACCATGAGGAAGTAACACGACAAGCCCAGTCTGACGGAGCCACTTAGCCTCACCAGAAGACAAGAAATTGTCAAATATCACATGAGCCCCATTAGCAAAATCACCAAACTGCGCCTCCCAGATCACCAGTGAATTTGGATTTTCCATGGAGTAACCCAATTCAAATCCAAGAACACCAAACTCGGAAAGTGAACTGTACAATGATTCGAAGTTTTCTTAGCCAGAAGGTAATACCAAAATAATCCATCATTAgttaaatataaatatcaaGTGGGAATATAGGGGAAATGAGAAAACAGAATGAGCAACAATAATATGAAGTCATAACAGAGATAGACTTAAAATATTCAAGTCATCTGGGTTAATGTGAAAACAACTTTACTTACATATAACATATAAGTCAGTCAAAACAAagattagaattaaaatataaaacaaactacaagagaaaacaaaatattCATGATTAACTTATCAGCAAGAAATTAATCCACATCTCAGAAGCTTGAGCCTTCAGAGCAAAATNNNNNNNNNNNNNNNNNNNNNNNNNNNNNNNNNNNNNNNNNNNNNNNNNNNNNNNNNNNNNNNNNNNNNNNNNNNNNNNNNNNNNNNNNNNNNNNNNNNNNNNNNNNNNNNNNNNNNNNNNNNNNNNNNNNNNNNNNNNNNNNNNNNNNNNNNNNNNNNNNNNNNNNNNNNNNNNNNNNNNNNNNNNNNNNNNNTACTATAATtgactttttcattttataataaaaataacagtAGCACGAGGAATCCAAAAtaacaatttaataaaataatatgacTATATATCAGTTAAAAGAAATTCGGCATATGTATTTTCAAATTGGAAGTTGGAACTCCCAAAAGACAGGCAAAGGCAAACAAGATGACTACATCTCTGTAAAAGGAAGGATTACCTGTTGCTGACAGTGAACATCTCTTCATTTTGGTTCATGACAATATGGTCAAGGGGGCAATATTTCTCCCCTGTTGTCTGATCATGGACTACAGCATGGCGGTGACTGAAAGTTCCTCTTTCAACATCCTGACCACTTAATCGAACATGATTGCCTTCAACTACTAATGTAGCAAAagcaagtgcttctgcaaaacCCCAGTCAATATCTTCCCCTGTTTCAATCATTTGGGCACGCTGCTCATAAATCCTCTTCACTGCTTTATGAGGTGTGAAATTCTCCGGGATGGTTGTGATTGCTTTCCCAACATTCTTCAAAATTTCTGGTTTCACACTGCAGGAAAAAGATCACATATTTCAGCAGTGTTGTACAGATAACAGAAAATACCAATGGAAAACGAACATGAAATGTACCATACCCAGTATTTCGGATACGTGAAATCTGCTCAGGTGACTTGAAACCTAGCCAATACGCTGAAAGCCAATCCCTTCGTTTTGGAATGTAATCTTTACTAGCTGAAAATTCTTCATTTAGAATTGAAgtgacttttttgtttattctatCAATGTCCTCTTTTGTCACCTCCCCAGTTTCCAGTAGTTTCTTCTGATAGATCTCAAGGGCTGAAGGATGGCTGCGGATGACCTATACAGGGGAGAAAGTTGCAAGTCCAATTAATTAGTCCCAAAGCCACATGcatataaaaagaagaaagtacaaAAGGCATAATAACCAAATGGGCTAACCTTATACATCTTAGGCTGCGTGAAAGATGGTTCATCAATCTCATTGTGACCAAATCGACGGTAGCACACTAAGTCGACAACCACATCTGAATGGAAAGTCTGGCGCCACTCAGCTGCAAGTTCACAGGCATGCACAACTGCTTCCACATCATCACCATTCACATGAAAGATGGGAGCATCTAAAGCCTTGGCAACGTCAGTGCAATACTGTGAAGACCTGCCAGACATTGGATCAGTTGTAAATGCAACTTGATTGTTGAAGACAATATGTATAGTTCCACCAGTAGTATAATTTGGAAGAGCACTAAGATGCAGGGTTTCATAGACGACACCCTGTCCAGCAAAACTACCATCTCCATGAATCAATATACCCATGTTTTTTGTTCGGTCCACATCATTTGAGTAGTACTGCTTTGCTCGAGTTTTCCCAACAACAACAGGGTTGACAGCTTCCAAGTGACTAGGATTTGCCACTAAAGACAAATGTATCCTCCCGCCACCACGTGTAGGGCGATCATAAGACGTTCCTAAGTGATACTTAACATCACCAGTTCCTGTGTAAAGCCCAACTTCATCCTCAGGCTGATGACCACCACTAAACTCACAAAAGATTTGACGGAGTGGCTTGCGAACAACATTACCCAAAACATTCAGTCTTCCACGATGTGCCATTCCTATAACTATGCTCTCAACCCCAAGATCAGAAGCACGATCGAACATCTCTTTCATGCCTGGAATAAGTGTCTCACCTCCTTCAAGTCCAAACCTCTTTGCTGAAGTCCACTTGGTGGCTAAGAAGTTCTCAAACAGTGTACTCCAAGCAAGCCTATCGAAAATAACCTCACGGCGCTCCCGGTTATACTGTGTAGGGGTAGGGGTTTCAATCTTCTCCCTTAGCCAATTACACTTGTTGCGGTCTGCAATGTGCATATACTCATATCCAATGCTTCCACAATAAGCCTGCTCTAGCCGTGTCAGAATGGACCTAAGGGTTTGCACAGGACGATTCTCGGACAAAAAGCCAGACATCCTCCACACCCCCAAGAAGAATTCCCTATCGAGATCAGCCTCAGTAAAACCGTAAAGGGCAGGGTCCAAATCATCAGGGATTTCTCTCTCCTCCAAAGCCAAAGGGTCCAATTTGGCCTTCATATGGCCATTCACCTGGTATGCCCTCACCAGCAACAACAATCTCATACTCTCCTGAATTGTTTGGCCAGAAATCCCAGGCGATGTGGCAGCTTGACCCACAAAGTTCCTAAAGAAATTGTCCCATGACTCATCAACACTGTTGGGATCAGCCTCCCAAGCTCTCTGAAGCTCctccaagtacacgctgcttgTCCCATCCAAGAAGCTATCGGTCAACCTTGAAAGGGGCACAGCACGGGGTACAGGTGCAGCTTGCTCCTTGGACTTGAAAAAAGTGGTGTGGAATCCTCTACCCTGTGATGATGGTGGTGCTTGTGATGATGGGAAGACCCTAGCCCTTGACACCAGATACGAGGATCTACCCTGAGAAAGGGTCCTCCTAATTGCATGCTTTGCAATGCTGGCTCCAGCTCTAAACCATGCCATTGGATCTCAATCCAAAACAACTAATCAACAATATcaccaaaattttatttctttagttCCTTCCAAAGATCTTCACTACTCAAGTTCTTCCTTTATCATAGGCACACATCTAACGCACACATACAAAAAACCAATCAGGGTCAgctaaaacaaacaaattaaaaaaaaaactatcatCTCCAACGCCAGAAAACAATAGATGCAGCATTTATGTCTAATCAATAGATATAAAAGATTCAacttttaattacaaaaatagaaagaaaaaaaaagggcagGATTTTGAAAGATCCATAGATTCAAGTCTAACAAAACATTAAGTGTATGAATCGAAAcgagaaaaaatttattaaaaaaaatgtgataacTTGAAGGGGGGAAATAGTAGGTGAAGAGAGGAATtacaagggaagaagaagaagaacctgaAGAGAGAATTGtacagaaaatggaaagagggGCGAAGCGAACCCTAGTAGCGGTGAAGCGAAGCGAGTAAGTGCTGGAATGGGAAAactgaaaagagtaaaaatgAAAGCTTTTTNNNNNNNNNNNNNNNNNNNNNNNNNNNNNNNNNNNNNNNNNNNNNNNNNNNNNNNNNNNNNNNNNNNNNNNNNNNNNNNNNNNNNNNNNNNNNNNNNNNNCGGCGACGGCGGCTCCCAGCCCCGCCGGTGCCGTCCCTTCCtcccctctcttcttcttcccgaTCCTCACTCTCTCTGCTTATCCTGTGTGTGTATGTGTCTAGCGTGTGAGGTGAGAGTTGAGAGTGTgagttaattttgaaattagggttaggtttgggaaaaagaataataagggTATTGTAGAGATTTTACATTCTATCctccttataaaaattttcgccctcgaaaattgataAAATCTGCAAAACTTTACATGGTTTTAGCATTTTACCAAacatgagaaaaaaaagaagtataATGTGGTGCAAAGGTTACAAGGTAGGTTTGTTTGTGttaaaaagatgtggttaacaTTTACACACTCTTATTCTCTTGATAAGTCAAACACACATGATGCTTTTCACTTTATCCATCACTCCCAAAGTACATCGAAAGTCAAAGATCAAGACTAACTTTTCAACCGGTACCAAAATCTCTTTAACTTTCTCCTCAGAATACTCTTACTTCATAATCTTCTTGACGTCACCATGTCCTAAAACACGTATTGCTCTCGCTGTATCTAGGGATTACACGTTAACCAATAGAATCTCGAGTTTACTCAAAGGAATACAAAACTTAGGAAGAGAAGAATAAGTATCTCAGATGATGTTCACAAGAATTTGGAAGGATGTGTAAGATCGCAATTAAACATGGATGTTCAGAAACAACGAAGTGTACTAGAAAGACAGTCAAATCGCGTCTTAACAACGAAATCTGAATCAAGAAATTTCGATagaaacaataaaagaaagatagagTATTAGGTCGAAACAAATTCATGTTAAACAGAAGGAGTGCATAGCTCACAAGAGATGACCACTAAAGTCGATGGCAATGTTCACAAAGGTTTAAGAGAATGATTAAGAATTCAATCAGGTAGGATATCCATCTACAACAGATACAACTAAGAGAGAATC from Arachis duranensis cultivar V14167 chromosome 4, aradu.V14167.gnm2.J7QH, whole genome shotgun sequence encodes:
- the LOC107486408 gene encoding uncharacterized protein LOC107486408; translated protein: MAWFRAGASIAKHAIRRTLSQGRSSYLVSRARVFPSSQAPPSSQGRGFHTTFFKSKEQAAPVPRAVPLSRLTDSFLDGTSSVYLEELQRAWEADPNSVDESWDNFFRNFVGQAATSPGISGQTIQESMRLLLLVRAYQVNGHMKAKLDPLALEEREIPDDLDPALYGFTEADLDREFFLGVWRMSGFLSENRPVQTLRSILTRLEQAYCGSIGYEYMHIADRNKCNWLREKIETPTPTQYNRERREVIFDRLAWSTLFENFLATKWTSAKRFGLEGGETLIPGMKEMFDRASDLGVESIVIGMAHRGRLNVLGNVVRKPLRQIFCEFSGGHQPEDEVGLYTGTGDVKYHLGTSYDRPTRGGGRIHLSLVANPSHLEAVNPVVVGKTRAKQYYSNDVDRTKNMGILIHGDGSFAGQGVVYETLHLSALPNYTTGGTIHIVFNNQVAFTTDPMSGRSSQYCTDVAKALDAPIFHVNGDDVEAVVHACELAAEWRQTFHSDVVVDLVCYRRFGHNEIDEPSFTQPKMYKVIRSHPSALEIYQKKLLETGEVTKEDIDRINKKVTSILNEEFSASKDYIPKRRDWLSAYWLGFKSPEQISRIRNTGVKPEILKNVGKAITTIPENFTPHKAVKRIYEQRAQMIETGEDIDWGFAEALAFATLVVEGNHVRLSGQDVERGTFSHRHAVVHDQTTGEKYCPLDHIVMNQNEEMFTVSNSSLSEFGVLGFELGYSMENPNSLVIWEAQFGDFANGAHVIFDNFLSSGEAKWLRQTGLVVLLPHGYDGQGPEHSSARLERFLQMADDNPYVIPEMDPTLRKQIQECNLQIVNVTTPANFFHVLRRQIHREFRKPLIVMSPKNLLRSKACRSNLSEFDDVQGHPGFDKQGTRFKRLIKDQNDHSDLEEGIRRLVLCSGKVYYELDEHRTKVEAKDVAICRVEQLCPFPYDLVQRELKRYPNAEVVWCQEEPMNMGGYTYVLPRLISSMKAVGRGSYDDVKYVGRAPSAATATGFLKVHQKEQAEIAEKALQREPLNFPY